The genomic stretch TAGCAcacaggtagcgcatgaccctatcagaagtgcatgccaatgatcgatgctagggtttgacatgaacctactcaacttgctaacagcacaagagagatgtcgggtctagtcgcgctcgctaaagcACATGAGTAGACCCAGGTGAGCCACCGATCGAGTATCTCTAggttgatctacggcaatcctccggttcttgcgtagtgtctgccccagggatcataaggtgttggagaaggctTGCTATCGATATAATGGCGCCAGACcgacaagatcttctcaacataatggggttGCGTtaggagtaatcccactctcgttcttgatCAAGCTTGATGTTCGAgtcacatcggcttctcccggatctttcatatcaaagctctttgaccagaaaagacttgacctcgtgcatTACTTTCATGCTTGTACCAAAAGATCGGACATGGCCTCCATCCACATAGAAACacggtataacaccttcgccccgccATGGCGATAGTACGCCCTtacttgtcggcctcattgacaacaaagcctacgaagtcaagggatgcgtcaaacttctcatgccattgcttaggtgcttgtttcgggccatataaagatttcagcaacttgcacacctttctctctTCGCCTGCTCTACGAACCCAtcgggctgatccatatagatttcctcttccaactctcgggTCAGGAAagactgtctttacgtccatttgttgAACGATGAGACcacaggaggcagccatggacggtCGTACTTTCGAATGGTGGTGAAGTCTTGCGGcgagtgaataggtgtcgaagtaatcttcgccttctctctgcagTAGTagcagcctttcgctacaagccgcgccttgtacttctcaatagtaccatcgaggtcttagcttcttcttgaacacccatttgcggcCAACGGGCTTGCATCCGTGGGGTCGTTACgacagctcccaagttccattagaaagaatcgagtcccatctcgttatggacagcttctttcgtcGATACATGTcatcggagatgcatatgcctctgaatggacgtgggagtatcatccacaaggtacacaatgaaatcatcaccaaaggatttttcaatgcctccgtctcttgctccgtttaggagcttcattgtcatccttctcggtaACATTCTCACGCGATTGTTTCaacatactcattagatgtactagactcgagGAACTATCTCGGTGAGAAATTCTAGCAAATGCTATGCATCTCTttccataggaaacatattctcaaagaatgttgcatcacgagattccataatagtatccaaCATGCATATCGAGTTgcccggattgaactactaaaaatctatagcctaccacTCCAGGAGCATAACCTAGTAAGATACAATCCACGAGTCTTGTGGGATCGGAAGTGTAGGTAGCGATCAGATAGGCTTGgagatatatgacataagaagtaaTACCAtgtaatcggccttgtgtacgcaagtttgggctagttggccatgTGCTCACGGaccatagtaggatgcgtgtcggttaggagttagagtcttTACCCGTGCACACGGTTAGGTGCAGCTCTGAATAGAAAGTCCTGGACTATAgacatgtatctagggtttacggAACAAAAGGCATCCAACGCCGACACACATCAGCCTCGACGCGCCATCAACTCCGTCGtttagggtttctcctggtaagtcaCCATGTCGGTGCATGGCGTCTTGCGATTTCCTCTACGGCATAAGCTTATttgcgttgttcatgcgttgctcgtctttgaagccttttgatggctgacaacgtagttatcttagatgtgttagggtcagcattgttcttcgtatgatatctttgaggtgccaaaaaaaactccaagaaaagaaagttgattgcacatagaggatgacatgcgggtcccatttagcaacagcggtctccaacgtttccaaggcggcaagggatcaaaagaaaaaggaagtagccgagaaatcgggggtcaaaaaaaatccaagaatagaaagaattttggttcatagaggatgacatgcgggacccatgatctcgcatcgtaaacggctcgatcggagaacgttgaacgagatggcgcgatcgagaaaaaaaacaatgccgagaaggctgccatctgggccctacatccctcggcggtgcggatttgcgttgactcggccggcgaagccgagaattcgcgatgcaccacgtcccgggccaccatacgcgacgttttggccgctttcgtcgggctaggtggcctcaaaaacgagaaaaaaaagttttgacatgcaccacggagggaccaaaatcgtcggccatggtacaccagcaaccacggcgcgacttcaacttcgtcggccatggcaacttttcttgtagtggaagtcaataaagcctccccccaccatgccttagataaaccagcagtggctaacatggaattcaccaagtcagtcagcgtgcggtttttcctctcggcaaccccgtttgattggggtgaatagggaggcgtcctctcatgaataatgccatgttcctcacgagaattcatcaaagattttaggaaaatattcgccaccatgatccgacctaagacgcttgatctttctctctagttgattttcaacttcggccttataaattttaaagtagtctaaagcttcatctttagttcgcaacaaataaacatagcaaaatctagtcgcatcatcaatcaatgtcatgaaatatctctttccaccttttgtcaacacaccattcatctcgcatagatcggaatgtatgagttctagaggtgccaagtttctctcctcggccgccttgtgaggcttcagaggttgctttgattgcacacaactatggcacttagaacctttggcaatggtgaaattcggaattaaacttaaagctggatagccgagacattaaaccaaaattaatgtgacataaacgagaatgccaaacactggtatcatcactaacattgccacaaatatggttcacgagacttattactgaaatcgagaagcgaaaagcggaacaagcctccgcactcatagcctttaccaataaattgtccaaacttggaaacaactactttattcgactctaaaacaaccttaaacccatctccgcatagaagggagccgctaacgagattcttgttcatagtagggacatgctgcacgttcctcggctgcacgatcttccccgaagtgaacttcggatctaccgtgccaacaccacgaacgaagcatgtgacccattccccatcaagacggaagaatcccgggcgacctggtaagaagtgaacatggatatgtcggcacacacatgaacattagcacctgtatcaatccaccaacatggagattgaaataccgaaagaacgataaagagattaccgtacccatcagcattgctagcggtcaccgtgttgacttgcctcgcctttttcttgcggtctgccctctctgggcgagtccttagaaaagtggtcggtctctccacacgtaaagcagctcggatctgctttgtttatcatcttcttcttcttgaaggttgtagtcttcattggcttattgaaggagggcttgttattccctttgttcttctttgtagggtttcttacgcaccatgttggcgctaggtcgaccctctcctttctcggtattatccttagcccgagctttctcctcaacatcaagagatgctatcagattttcaagctGATATCTccttgtctcttgtgtttgagagttgtggcaaagttcctccatgaagggggcaacttagcgatgatgcatcgagCCACAAACTtatcgggtaaggcacacttaaggagttcaagctctttcgcaatgcacttgtatctcatgagcttgttcgactacgaacggttgttaaccatcccgatgtcatggaagctctccatgatgtacgagttCACTCTTCGCattggttgcaccgaacttagcattcggtgcatcccgagctctttaccatccgttaagtgcatgtacacatcacacggacgatcggcaagaatacttagaacgcatccgacgaagagagtattgttttccttgaacttgttctgatcttggtcggatatagttccttcgggtaaaccatcggtaacttcgaacactttcggatgagtaagccagagcatggccttatactgccacctcttaaagtgcacaccggtaaatttatccggcctcagtgcatcggaaaaaccagccattgttaactcaggaaattgcctacaattaggtttttggaatgttgaataattaggcacaatttccatgattaattccagaatataaaacatgatggcaacaactactaacatgtgaaactcgaacatactagatgtattaatcaacatgagtagcagcagcacaaacagtaaagcatccatcgctaaacagatcgagatttgtcgcacgtaccgatctggtggaggtggcggtggaggtgtagcagatgatgtcgcagcagtaacgttgttgacgatggggacgatggcggcgcaagttttctgcggtagccgggcaggagattatatagggaaagtctcggctcgaggctcaatccactcaccacgagcgcggcgcgcgcgtcgagtcgagtcgagtcgagacgagcgaggaggaggaggaggagcgcgcgcgtgtagcactccttttctcactcacttactagtggtggaacaacccaccttataaggtggtctaacttcctcccaactttccatgtgggactaaacttcccactcttgccactccctagtgagctgccaccaacttgggctcaaactcacaaggctgccactatgtgggctttgagatttataggaaaaactgaaatctaatttgggccactaaaagtgggcccaatatttcaacaggctTGATACCAGATAACACCACACcaactcttttagctttcctgcaGAAAGAGAACAGTCAGAGTAAATCGGACAAAGATGACATGTTTTGGAATGACTATCAGAAAACTACACATTTGAGCTTGCATTTGACAAAAGTACACATACTCTGCAAGAATATTTCAATAACGCAAACATTCACTGATCCGTATTATATGAGATCGAATCTAGCCATCTCATAGTATAATTGACATGTGTGAGGAGAGAGACAACAAATGACCAGACGGCACGCGGCAGCCAGAAGCTATGCTTTTCTTAATCAAAACAAATGTGCAGTTTTCTGGTAATTGCAACGGAGCGTGTGTACCATCTATTTCACTGAATCATATCTTCTATTACAAATACACAAAACGTGGCACAGTAGATAAGCAACTTTTCTACATGGCATTGTAAAATGAGAGCAATAGCGCATGACACGGAAATGGTGGAAATCGGTTACACTTACTATACTAGTATTGTAATGGCCAGCAAGAGGTCTGCACAAACTGCCTAATTTAATTTTCCTTTCATCCTCCTAGCACAGCTGCTGAAGAACAAGCAGTCCTCGATCGGCATCGCACCAGCACACATTGCTGCACAATTGCTCTTCGCTGGACTGGTCGCCTTGCCTTCCTACAAGCAGCCCTCGGCGAAGGCCAAACATGAGATCGCCAGGCGTGATGATGCTCAATAAAGGCAGTCTTAGTTCGCTGGTGGGCGTGCTCCAATCTGGCTTGATGGCGGAGAGGAGAAGTCGCCAAGCCAAGGAGagggatttcttttcttttttttttgacgtgCGGAGAGAGGGATTTTGACCAGGCAGAAAAATCTGATGGATTTTGACTCGAGACACTGATTAGAGATTTGATTTTGTGTATAAAAGTATTACAGTACTGATTTAATATATTACTAGGATTTTTACTCAGAAACTAGTCGATATGTTTCTGCAAACGTGCACATCTAGTTAAGACGCCAAGGTAAAAAAAAGGTTTCGGTCTCTTTCAGAACAGAGATTCTCAACAGATACTGTCAAAATAAGGCAGATTATCTTGATTGTCAGCTCACTGCAAATGAAGATTAACTCTAGCAACTTTACCTGACACAGGCAGGCAGTTTTTATCATTCCTGTATATAGCAAAGTGGCATCCCAAGTTTTACAACTCAAGGTTGTCACTCCGCATGTGCCAAAGAATTAACTTACATCAATATATCGTCCAACGTTCTACACCTCAAGTTTCTCTAACATCGCGCCCAACAATTAATTTACTCCAATAAAATTATCAAGTTTATTACAGAATACATAGAGCTCCTTGGCACTGAACGTGCAAAGGGCCTAGAAGGTCACAGTAAGGCACATCATCTGAAAATGGCTTGTCCTTGGCCAAGGCCTAAGCTGGTCAGGAGATCAGCTTAGCGTGGCTGGTGCAATGGCTGGAGATGTCGGAGTTGAAGTTGGATTATCAACCGGAGAGCCTGGGTATACCAAGAAACATCTATCATAACTTGGTCGCATGATAAAGCTAGACGCATAACCACGGTGCAAGTCCTTACCACCGCATTTTCCCTAACTGGTTCTTACACAACACAGTTGCCCCTACAAGGTACTTACTGCCGGGCATCACCAGCAGTCCTTTTTGATTTGTGCTTCGgcttcttttccttcttcttgTGCCTGAAGAAATTTCCATGTAGCAAGCATGAGTACACAAGGGTAAAAAATAATGGAGGACATGCAGGCCCGTAGAGATGAGAGAGAGCTTACTCATCCAAGCAATGTCTCAGCTTGCGATCAGCATGTTTCATGTCTTCTTGAGTAAGTATTTGAAGCTGGTCAACCTGCAGAAATACACAAATAGTACAGCACATTGATGATTAGATGTCGGAAAATCCATCAATCTGACAGCTCTGGGTGTTCCAGAATGTGGGGTAAACCTCTGCTGTATAAAAATAGACCCTCATCAAGTATCATCCACATACCAACTGTCACATATGTATAAAAATAAACCCTCAAGCATCATCCATGATGTCTATGCGATCGAAGATGCAAGCAAACAAGAACGGATGGCACTCTCTGTCAGGTCAATAGATAACCAATACCCTCCTGAACAGACACATATGTTAAACAAAGCACGGAAGCACCACCTTATCTAATCCTTTTCTGCTAACACAACGTGTTTGTGCAGACCGGTGAAATGAAACACGCAGTTAAAGAACAATTCTTGGTGGGAGTTTACATAATTATGTCAAACTGTATTTGTACCAAGCCAGGTAAAAGTCCTCACCAAGTAATTAATCATATTCATTATCTGAACAAATTGTTCGACTGGACAATCAAGGCGTTGCCTTGAAAAAACACTTTCCAAGTATCTGCAAACAATCAATGAATTTAGCAAGATCAACAATGAATAAATGGAAAATTGAACAATAGCATCATGAAACACAAAGTTCCAACACACTAAGGATAAACACTGATAAGAAGCTTACGACCTTTCAAAATCGAGGACCTTGAGTGCGTCATTGGACTTGTACAGAGCAGCCAATGCCAACTGTAAAAATAGGAACACTATTTAATCAGGTCATATAAGATATGAGTAGAAACTGAGGTTTGAACACGTCAAGCTTGACACATAGGATAAAGCTTTCTTAATTAGACACAAATTAACCAAGTAATTTATGAAAATGGCAGTCATCTAGcagatttttttattttagaCAAAAAAAGATAACTGAAGATTATCTATATTATTGATAGCTCAAGATTACCTGTCCAGGAGTATAGAGAAGAGGCGCGTCGGTCAACATCATTCTGTCAACATGAGAATTCGCAGTTTGATACAAATCCTACAATACAAGCATCTGATGCATAAGCAGGGCAGCCATACAACTTTTCATGCTTTTTTTTAATTTCCAACTTGCATTTTTGTTATTTGTACTATTTATCTTTCGTTCCATATAAGGAACAAGCTGAAAGAGCATTTTTTACATCGAGCCAAATTTCCACATTCGGACTATTTTCCATGTAATGGATGGTTGAATTATTGTTTGAGCAAGTGACACAAAAAGTTACAATATTTATTTGCCTCTTAGCCTATGTGGCTAATTGATTGGTCGTACTACTTATATGATGTATCTTACTGTCGACTAGAAACAAGTGATAAAAGTTAATGTTCAACACAAGCCAGCATGACGTAGTAAAATTGATAGACTTTTATGTTTTCGGTATCCTTTTGTTGATGCAATCCCAAAATCAATTCTGACACCAACTCAATTTTCACAGCTAACATTCATCCGTTATCCAAACAAAGGGGATCCAGAGGTTGTAGATAAAATAATTCAATCTTTGCGCTATTCTTATATGACAGTATTTAACTAATGATCCTCAGAAGTTAATGCTACGATCTTGGTACTAGCAATTAGTAAAACCATTAGTGTACTCAATTACCTTCACCTACAATTTTAGGCCTTCAGGGTTAACCAAACAAGACATGCCTCATTAAATCATATTATTTCTCAATGATTAGGATTACATATAATGTGTAACTTCCATTCATAGCATACTAGGATGGAAATATTAAGTAAAATATAGAACATATTTTTTCTACACATGTCAGGTAAAGAGTAACACAGTAAACATTAAATTATTGTGCTTGAACAGTATGGCAAAAGGGTTGAAGAAATGTATGACCTTCAACCGTTGGTGTGCACCATTACCTGCCCTACAAAAATCCTTTGTAGAAAGGAAAAAAAGACTGGCATTAGCCAAAGAAGCCATACGATAAGCTCAAATATGATGAATTTATAATGCTGACTATCATGAAATGTTCAGAAGGAACTTACATCCATGTCATCAATAAACCCTTCGATAGATCGATATGGAGCAAAAACGATCAAATCAAAATCTAAAGACTGGAAGAAACGAAGAAATTTAGTGTCACATTCTGTTTGCTTGGAAACGTTAAAAACTCCATATGGAAATGGCTTACTTTCAGAACAATCATTTCGTTATTTAGAATAATCTGGTGGTCCTGGTTAATTCCTTTGCCAAGTTCCTCAGCAGAAACATGATTTTCTTCCACTTTGCAAGAAGAATATACACAAGTTAACCTGTCAAATTAAAATCGATTAACTTGGTCCCTGGCAACATACTAACAGGGTCAAAGACATTGACTGATAGGGATATAAGACACTACAAACACCCATACTTATATCTTCAATTAGAACACATACAAGACGTATAAATGGTTCCATTTGTTTGCATGGTTGTTTAGTTATGGTTGACCGACAAATAATCTCAGCTGAGTATTTGATACACCAGGATCTTGTCTATTCATAAACCACAAAACTATTCATTTTACCAATGTTGCTTACATAATATGCTTTGGGTGATGCTCCATTACAGACCACTGTAGATAGAATCTCTTGAAATATATTATTGCTGTAGCCTGCAAGGCAACAACTGACTGTCAGCACATGATCATTAAGCTACCAAAGACACTGTGTAGTGGAAGAGGAGTGCTTTACCTGAAT from Lolium rigidum isolate FL_2022 chromosome 4, APGP_CSIRO_Lrig_0.1, whole genome shotgun sequence encodes the following:
- the LOC124705508 gene encoding cyclin-H1-1-like, which translates into the protein MSDFQTSTHRERWIFQPQDLIDKWTGVNRRSAETLAQYGTTRLKVDPVDGSISNPEPAPDHVVGSSSVKPLSCEEEQMMRRFYEQKIQEVCKAFKFPHKIQATAIIYFKRFYLQWSVMEHHPKHIMLTCVYSSCKVEENHVSAEELGKGINQDHQIILNNEMIVLKSLDFDLIVFAPYRSIEGFIDDMDDFCRAGNGAHQRLKDLYQTANSHVDRMMLTDAPLLYTPGQLALAALYKSNDALKVLDFERYLESVFSRQRLDCPVEQFVQIMNMINYLVDQLQILTQEDMKHADRKLRHCLDEHKKKEKKPKHKSKRTAGDARQLSG